The Amycolatopsis sp. DG1A-15b genome window below encodes:
- a CDS encoding zinc-dependent alcohol dehydrogenase, protein MRANTWAGRNKVEVRDVPDPKILNSRDAIIRITSTAICGSDLHLVDGYVPTMQDGDVMGHEFMGEVLEVGPGVDPGRLRVGDRVVVPFPIACGACGACAAELYSCCENTNPNAGIAEKMFGHPVCGIFGYSHLTGGFAGGQAQYARVPFADVGPLKIESDLTDEQVLFLSDILPTGYMGAEMCDIQPSDVVAVWGAGPVGQFAMDSARVLGAAKVIAIDKEPYRLRLAEEAGHTPVNFEEVDVRSRLLELTGGRGPDKCIDAVGLEATHGSAHVAAYDRVKQAVRSETDRPHALRQAIMSCRSGGVVSVIGVYGGLLDKFPAGAWMNRSLTLRTGQCHVHRYMKPLLERIERGELDPTRIITHTLPLDEAERGFEMFKKKQDNCEKVVLKP, encoded by the coding sequence ATGAGGGCGAACACCTGGGCGGGCCGCAACAAGGTCGAGGTCCGGGACGTGCCGGACCCCAAGATCCTCAACAGCCGTGACGCGATCATCCGGATCACCTCCACCGCGATCTGCGGCTCGGACCTGCACCTGGTCGACGGGTACGTGCCCACCATGCAGGACGGCGACGTGATGGGTCACGAGTTCATGGGCGAAGTGCTCGAGGTCGGCCCGGGCGTCGATCCGGGCCGGCTGCGCGTCGGGGACCGGGTCGTCGTCCCGTTCCCGATCGCCTGCGGCGCGTGCGGCGCCTGCGCCGCCGAGCTGTACTCCTGTTGCGAGAACACCAATCCCAACGCGGGGATCGCGGAGAAGATGTTCGGCCACCCGGTCTGCGGGATCTTCGGCTATTCGCATCTGACCGGTGGCTTCGCGGGCGGTCAGGCGCAGTACGCGCGGGTGCCGTTCGCCGATGTCGGCCCGTTGAAGATCGAGTCGGACCTGACCGACGAACAGGTGCTGTTCCTCTCCGACATCCTGCCCACCGGCTACATGGGCGCCGAGATGTGCGACATCCAGCCCAGCGACGTGGTGGCGGTCTGGGGCGCCGGCCCGGTCGGCCAGTTCGCCATGGACAGCGCCCGGGTACTGGGCGCCGCGAAGGTCATCGCCATCGACAAGGAGCCGTACCGGCTGCGGCTGGCGGAAGAAGCCGGCCACACGCCGGTGAACTTCGAGGAGGTCGACGTCCGGTCCCGGCTGCTGGAACTGACCGGGGGACGCGGGCCGGACAAGTGCATCGACGCGGTCGGGCTGGAGGCCACCCACGGCAGCGCGCACGTCGCCGCCTACGATCGGGTCAAGCAGGCCGTGCGATCGGAGACCGATCGCCCGCACGCGTTGCGCCAGGCGATCATGTCGTGCCGAAGCGGTGGCGTGGTCTCGGTGATCGGCGTGTACGGCGGCCTGCTGGACAAATTCCCCGCAGGTGCCTGGATGAACCGATCGCTGACCCTGCGAACCGGGCAGTGCCACGTGCACCGCTACATGAAGCCACTGCTGGAGCGCATCGAACGCGGAGAGCTCGACCCGACCCGGATCATCACCCACACCCTGCCGCTGGACGAGGCCGAACGCGGCTTCGAGATGTTCAAGAAGAAGCAGGACAACTGCGAGAAGGTCGTCCTCAAGCCCTGA